The Thermocrinis albus DSM 14484 genome segment GAAGGGAAGAGGAAGATATCGGCACTGGCATACGCCGTTGCAAGGTCCTCACCTACAAGATAACCCACCAAGTGTAAGTTTTGAGGCTTGTTCTCCTCCAGTTGCTGACGATAAGGACCATCACCTACCACCACGAAAGTATGTTGGGGAAAGGTTTTAGCCACCTCCACGAAGGTGTCCAAGTTCTTTTCTTTGCTCACTCTTCCTACGTAGAGGATCACCTTCCCGTGTACCTTTATCCCCAACTTCTGCCAGAAATTCTCCTGTCTCTTATAAGGGCTGAAGAGTTCTGTGTCCACTCCCCTTTCAAAGATTCTGATCTTAGCCTCCTCCACCCCTTTGGATACCAAAAGATCTCTGTAGTACTTGGAAGGTACAAAAATCCTATCACAGGCGTTGCACATATAAACCATCAAGGACCACAGGAACTCCTCCAGCTGAGGATCACCTGTGTATATCCTTGCGTAGGCTGGTATATCTGTATGGAAGGCGAAGGAAGTTCTCATACCGAGGACCTTGGCGGCTACAAGAGCCAACACACCCAAAGGTCCGGGTGTGGCCACATGAAGGTGAGTGTAGTCCTTCAGCTTTCGGAAGACATCTACAGGAGCGGGAACTCTGATGGGAAAGTCCCTGTAGTAGGGCAGTGAGAACCGGTAAAACTCCTGTAGAGTCACCAGCTTAGGATCCTTACGGTGGTTGTCTCCTACTGTGATGACGTCAAGGGGTATGTTCTCCTCTTGGGCGATCTGTCTCACTAATGCTGCGGTACGTGCCACACCGTTTATCTCTTCGTAAGTGTCGGTAACATAGGCTAGCTTTACTTCTCTTGTAACGGGAACACCGAACCCTTTTATAACATCCAGTGCTCTTCTTTCTTCTTTCCTCTGTAGGTAGATAATACTCAGGTAGTAGATCTGAGACAGGAGAGCGAGGACAAAGTTTCCTAAGGTGGCGGAAGAGGGGTTTTTCAAAAGATTATCTAAGGTGAGGAAAGGTAGTCTTCTTATCAACTCGGCCGGCAGACGATGACGCTGAAAGCTACCTTTCACTAAATGCCTCATGAGAAGAGCCATGATGGGGTCGTTGGAATCCATGAAAACGTAGTCCAGAAGATTTTTCACCTCCTCTGAGAGGGAATAGTTTCTCTTGACGAAGGTGTAAGTCACTTTACCTGTCATGTTTATAAGGCGCTCTTCACCCAGAGGTTCGGTCCTTACTTGAGTTCTTCCTTCCAAAAGAGCCTTTAGGAAATCCTCTTTGGAGTTGGCCTCCGCCTCTGTGTAAGTTCTCCCTACATCCATGCCTCCGTGGTCATCGCTTCCCGCTACAAAGGCTATAAAGTCTCTGTTTCTGAGAGGTTCAACACCATGTTTTTCTGCAAGAGCGTAAATTTTGTCCCATCCGGAGAATCTCTCCGCCAGCTCTATCTCCCACTGGGGTATCGCCGGACTTCTGGTCCCGTTTATGACCTCCCAGTTATCAAACAGTAAAACAAACTTCTCTACAAGTCTTTTGTTGAGTTTTGTATCCTGCACACCGTAAAGGGGGTGAGCAAGAGCGTGGGGTATGTTTTTTGCCTTCAGATATCTTACAAACTCATAGATGTTTTCCCTAAGTTTCATAAGTTCGTGATGGTCATTCTCTTCAAAGCCATAAACCAAAACGTGTACCTTTGCCTTTTCCTCAGGAAACATAACGGTGTACTCACACCCCAGGAAAACATCCTTCATGTGGGCTATCTCCAAAACACCTTCTATAGTGTTATGATCCGTTATGGTGACAAAAGACATACCTCTCTCTTTGAGGAGATGGTATATCCTGAGGGGATCAGCATAACTCTCAGGACACCCAAGCAGAGCGCTCAACCACCCGCCGGGCATGTTGGATGCGCGGGAGTGAAGGTGCATGTCCACTTTCGCTAAAGATCTCCTCATAGCTAACAAACCTCCTCTCTTTTTTTACTTGGTTCAAAACCCAACGCCAGATGGTTATCTTCCTCTTATCCCTCATATCTTTTGCGTGGATGGCAAGCCTGATCAGTTTTAGAGATCTGTTCCTACGCAACAGAGAAGGCATGGCCAGTATACTTACAAAGGACAGCACGTACCTGTTGGCGAAGGTTAAACTGCTGGAGTGGATCTCCCTGTTGGTCTCTAGATCCTTTATCACCTTCCTTAGACCCAGGAACCTTATTCCGAAAGCGTACAACACATCCTCAAGATACGGGTTATCTATCCAAGCGGGAGGGACAAAGACCTTACTGTGAAGGCCCACCTTCTGCATGATATCTAAGGCCTTCTCTACGCTTCTGTAAGTTTCCGTCAGATCCTTCTTAAAAAACTCCCCCTCCCTGTAGGTTTTGATAACTGTTTGCCAGTAAAAGGGTGAGCTGTGAGTAAAACCGTGTATTACAACCTCCTGACCCAGCCCCTTTATGAAGCTGACCCAGTCCTGAAACTGGTCAATGGGATACCTCCCTTGAAAGTTGGGAATTACCAAAAGGGAAAACTTCCTAACACCCACGGTCTTCAGAAGATGCAGGGTGGTGTATATTTCCTCTTCGTAGTGAGGTGTCACGTCGTGAAGTTCCACCAAGGCGCTTAACATCACCTTTTCACCTCCCATTTTTCACGTTAAGGGATTTGTGTTAAGGAAGTTTTAAGCTTTAGTTAAGAGACGGTTAATGTGTTATAGTTATTCCACATGCTCATGCTAGAGCAGTTGGAGAGATCCATAACAGAGTTCTTGATGCCGGAGGTAAAGACGGTACTGGAGATAGGTAACTACATAGCCTCGGCCGGTGGCAAGAGGGTTAGGCCTATCCTCATGTTGGAGACAGCCCGTATGCTGGGAGGAGATACCGAAAGACTGATACCTCTCGCTGTAGGTATAGAGTACATTCACATGGCTTCTCTGCTGCATGACGATGTGGTGGATGGAGCGGACGTAAGAAGAGGTAGACCCTCCGCCAACAGAGTTTTTGGAAACCCGATAGTGGTACTCACAGGTGACTATATGTACGCGCGAGCCCTGTGGCTTTATTCCCTCTATGGAAATATGAAGTCGATAGAGATAGTAAGCAGAGCCGTCATGCAGATGGCAGAAGGTCAAGTACTGGAACTGCTTCACATAGGCAAGATAATAGACGAAGAAACTTACCTGCGCATAGTGGATGGTAAGACAGGTGCCCTCTTTGGAGCCAGTATGGGAGTAGGTGCTCTTATGAGCGGTTATCCGGGATTTGAGGAGTTTTACCGTATGGGTGTGAAAGTGGGAAGAGCCTTTCAGATGGTGGACGACGCCCTTGACTATATAGGAGATCAGAAAGTTATGGGTAAACCTGCGGGCAATGATCTGAGGGAAGGTAAGTGTACTTATCCTCTCCTCTCGGTACTACACACCATGGACAGGAGTAAGCTGGAAGAATCTCTGAGAAAAGGAGACGTAGAGGAGATAAGATCAAAGGTGGTAGAGCTGGGGGGAGTTGAAAAAACCAAAAGCAGAGCAAAGAAAGAGATAGAGGAGGTGATATCTTATCTCAAGAGTTTTCCCCAGAGTGATAAACTCATAGAGCTTCTCGTCTCTCTTGTAGAGAGGGTTCGTTGAAGTTCAGAGGGTGTCCTTAAAGCGCCTTACGTTGACGAGAGCCTCTGCTATCCTGTTCCTAGCTTTCTCTAACTCTTCCAGCATCTGGTTCAGAACTCTGTAACATGCGTTGGCTTCCTCTAAGGACATACCATCCACGGGCGTATCCTTCAACTTATCCAGAACCTCCAAAAGCCGGTCCCAGTCACCAGCCTTAAGACAGACTTCGGCTTCAAGGAGAAGTTTCCTGAACTCTTCCATATATACTCCTCTCGGCTTCTTCCCAGCCTTCCCTAAGATCCAACAGTATACGGACCCACTTCTCCAAAATATCCGCTCTTTCTGTAAGAGCTACCAGGGTAAGGTTGTCCAGCAAAAGCTGGTATATATGGTGTAGATTCTTGGCTATATCACCCCCTTTTTCTATATCCAGTGTGGCATCCAGATAGCTCACTATCTGTGTTACCTTGCCCAGAGCCTCGTGGGCCCTCTTTCTTTCTTCCTCCGAAACAGAAGAACGACCGAAGATCTCTACGGCTTCCTCCAGAGACCTTATAGCTCTATCGTAAAGCAGAATGATCCTCCTAATAGGATTTGCTCCCATTACCATATTCTCCAGATAAGGATTCATCGCCTTCCTCCCTGTATATCGGATAAGCTTACCATAAAGGTGTTCAGCCTCTGTCTCAACTCTTCCATCTGTGCCATAAGGGATTCTATTTTGGAAAACTCTAACCTGAGGCGTTTTTCTTCCTCCTGAAGCTGCTGTTGAAGCTCTTGTGCTACACTGTTTATTCTTTCTTCCCTCTGGCGGTAGTCATCCACAAACCTCTGCAGGTCTGTGTAAATGTCATGAAGGAAGCTCCCCATAGAACCCTTAAGAGATGTAAGTATGTCTCTCAGTTGTGTCTCCTGCATAGTATTCACTTTATCCAGCTGGAGGGAGAGGGTACCATCCTCTGTGTAATACACGATCCCTCCCTTAAAGAGGGTGTCCAGGAAGGATGACAAGTTTCTCTTTATTCCCGTCACCGATGCATCTCCTTGAAAAGTTGCCCTTATCCCCGTCATGCTGTTTATCTGCC includes the following:
- a CDS encoding glycosyltransferase, yielding MRRSLAKVDMHLHSRASNMPGGWLSALLGCPESYADPLRIYHLLKERGMSFVTITDHNTIEGVLEIAHMKDVFLGCEYTVMFPEEKAKVHVLVYGFEENDHHELMKLRENIYEFVRYLKAKNIPHALAHPLYGVQDTKLNKRLVEKFVLLFDNWEVINGTRSPAIPQWEIELAERFSGWDKIYALAEKHGVEPLRNRDFIAFVAGSDDHGGMDVGRTYTEAEANSKEDFLKALLEGRTQVRTEPLGEERLINMTGKVTYTFVKRNYSLSEEVKNLLDYVFMDSNDPIMALLMRHLVKGSFQRHRLPAELIRRLPFLTLDNLLKNPSSATLGNFVLALLSQIYYLSIIYLQRKEERRALDVIKGFGVPVTREVKLAYVTDTYEEINGVARTAALVRQIAQEENIPLDVITVGDNHRKDPKLVTLQEFYRFSLPYYRDFPIRVPAPVDVFRKLKDYTHLHVATPGPLGVLALVAAKVLGMRTSFAFHTDIPAYARIYTGDPQLEEFLWSLMVYMCNACDRIFVPSKYYRDLLVSKGVEEAKIRIFERGVDTELFSPYKRQENFWQKLGIKVHGKVILYVGRVSKEKNLDTFVEVAKTFPQHTFVVVGDGPYRQQLEENKPQNLHLVGYLVGEDLATAYASADIFLFPSETETYGQVVLEAMASGLPVVVSGRGGAGERVTDGLNGFVAFSFQDYIQKLEMLLKDHQLRERIGNRAYQHALSMNLRETYLKYIDNLLGVYVRS
- a CDS encoding polysaccharide deacetylase family protein, with amino-acid sequence MLSALVELHDVTPHYEEEIYTTLHLLKTVGVRKFSLLVIPNFQGRYPIDQFQDWVSFIKGLGQEVVIHGFTHSSPFYWQTVIKTYREGEFFKKDLTETYRSVEKALDIMQKVGLHSKVFVPPAWIDNPYLEDVLYAFGIRFLGLRKVIKDLETNREIHSSSLTFANRYVLSFVSILAMPSLLRRNRSLKLIRLAIHAKDMRDKRKITIWRWVLNQVKKERRFVSYEEIFSESGHAPSLPRIQHARRVVERSAWVS
- the fliS gene encoding flagellar export chaperone FliS, with the translated sequence MNPYLENMVMGANPIRRIILLYDRAIRSLEEAVEIFGRSSVSEEERKRAHEALGKVTQIVSYLDATLDIEKGGDIAKNLHHIYQLLLDNLTLVALTERADILEKWVRILLDLREGWEEAERSIYGRVQETSP
- a CDS encoding polyprenyl synthetase family protein, with the translated sequence MLMLEQLERSITEFLMPEVKTVLEIGNYIASAGGKRVRPILMLETARMLGGDTERLIPLAVGIEYIHMASLLHDDVVDGADVRRGRPSANRVFGNPIVVLTGDYMYARALWLYSLYGNMKSIEIVSRAVMQMAEGQVLELLHIGKIIDEETYLRIVDGKTGALFGASMGVGALMSGYPGFEEFYRMGVKVGRAFQMVDDALDYIGDQKVMGKPAGNDLREGKCTYPLLSVLHTMDRSKLEESLRKGDVEEIRSKVVELGGVEKTKSRAKKEIEEVISYLKSFPQSDKLIELLVSLVERVR